TCTTTGGGATCCCCGACATGCCCGAGGAGGCCCGGGCCTTCATGGAGGACGCCCTGAGCAAGGTCGCCGGCACGGAGGAATGGAAGGCTATCTGCCGGCAAAACGGCTGGACCGAGGCTTATATGGGATCCGCCGAATTTGCGGCCTTTTTGGAGAGGACGAACGCCGAGTACCAGGACCTCCTGAAGGACATCGGCCTGCACAGACAGCAGTAGGGCGGCGCTTGTCCTCACCTGCGTCCGCCTCCTGCGTTTTTGCGCGGGAGGCGGATTTTTGAGCGGTTCATCACCCTTTGGCATCGATATCGGCAAGGAGGGATCTCTTTGAGACGGGATACCGTGGTGGGCCTTTTTGCTCTGACCGCCGGAACGGCCTATAGCGTCATGACCTGGAACCTTCCCCGGGCGACCGTTGGCGATGCCCTGGCGCCCCTGATGTTCCCGGGCATTTTGGGGGGGCTCATGATCCTTCTCGGTCTGGGCGTCCTGGTCATCGACCGAAAACGATCGCTTCGGGGCGAGGCGGAGCGCCCCCCCGAAGTCAAGGATCCGGGGTACTGGAAGCTGATCCTCGGCACGGTTATGGCTTGCGCGGCTTACGGGCTCGCCTTCGATGCGCTGGGCTACGTTCTTTCCACGGCGCCTTTTCTTTGGACGCTTCTGATGCTGGCGAACGAGCCCGGGCGCTGGAGGCAAAACCTTCTCCTCTCGGCGGCCTTTACCTTCGTGCTCTGGCTTGTCTTCGTCAAGGGTTTTCAGATCAATCTGCCCACGTTTTTCCAGGGCGGCCCCATCTGAACGGGAGGTCTGGCCGAATGGATACTGGAGTGTTGAGCAACCTGGCTTTTGGCTTCTCCGTGGCGCTGCAGCCGATGAATATTCTACTCATGACCCTGGGATCCATGCTGGGGACGGTTTTGGGAATGCTGCCGGGCC
The sequence above is drawn from the Fretibacterium sp. OH1220_COT-178 genome and encodes:
- a CDS encoding tripartite tricarboxylate transporter TctB family protein → MRRDTVVGLFALTAGTAYSVMTWNLPRATVGDALAPLMFPGILGGLMILLGLGVLVIDRKRSLRGEAERPPEVKDPGYWKLILGTVMACAAYGLAFDALGYVLSTAPFLWTLLMLANEPGRWRQNLLLSAAFTFVLWLVFVKGFQINLPTFFQGGPI